A window of Candidatus Binatia bacterium genomic DNA:
CAAGATCAACGTCGAGATTCGCAGCGTCAATCAGCGGTTTCTCGAAGTACGAATGAACCTGCCGCGCGAATACGCCGCGGCGGAGCAACAACTGCGACAGTCGGTGCAGGAGGCCGTGGCGCGCGGCAAGGTCGAGGTCACGATAACGCGTTCGGGGCTGCAGGACGGCGAGTACGTGGTCGACGTCAACGAATCGTTGGCGCGCGCCTACGTGGACGCCTGGCGCCGCTTACAGCGCAAGCTGAACCTGCCGGGAACCGTGGCGATCGAGGCGCTGCTCGGCCGCCCCGAGGTGGTGCGGGTCGTCGAGCGACGCGGGGAACTCACCGCCGAGATCGAGCACGTCGAAAAGGTTCTGGGTCGCGCTCTGGACAGCTTCGGGCGGGCGCGCGAAAAGGAAGGGCGGGCGCTGGCCCGGGACATGCAACGGCGCGTCGCGCACCTGGCGCGGCTGGTGAAACGGATGCACGCCCGGGTCGGGGCCGCCGCCGCCGATGCGGCCGCCCGACTACGGCAGCGCATCGAGAGCGTCGCCGCCGGCGTCAACGTCAGCCCCGAACGGCTAGCGCAGGAAATCGCCGTCATCGCCTCCCGCGCCGATGTGACCGAGGAACTCGTCCGCCTGGACAGTCATGTTACCGCGATGCGCGACACGTTCGGCACCGCCGAGCCGGTGGGCAAGCGGCTCGACTTCCTGCTGCAGGAAGTCCATCGCGAGGTGAACACGGTGGCCTCGAAGAGCAACGATCTGGAGATCACCAACCTGTCGATCGAGGCGCGCGGCGAAATCGAGAAGCTCAGGGAACAGGTGCAGAACGTGGAATGAGGCGTGGGGAGGGAGCGCCGCCGGGCGCTCCTGGCAGCCCGGAATTACGCGGATCGTCTTCGGTCTAGCCAACTTCGGCTGGTGCGACCCCGATCCCGGCGGTTTCAAGCATCGTCGGAACGGCGAGTCGATCGGGAAGCTGAGCCCGAGATGATCGAGGAGGATGGCTGTTCGCGCTCGGGACGCACCACGCAGCGCAGCCGCAGCTCCCGCCGCTCCGTGGCCGGCGGCAGGACGATGTCGGCGGACTGGATGCGTGGCTGACGTCAATTACTTTCCCCAAGCGGCCAACGTGCGCGGAGCGCACGTTCCACCCGAGACTTACGCGGGCGCTCGGGCGGGGACGATCCGGGACATCGGCTTCGTTACCGCCGCCGGCGGCGAGCTTTACAGCCGTACCGTCACACCGCGCGCGGCGAGATACCGCTTGCACTCGATCACCGTGTACTCGCGGTAGTGGAAGATCGACGCCGCCAGCGCCGCCGTGGCGCCGCCCAGGGTCAGGCCCTCGTAAATGTGATCGAGCGTACCCACCCCGCCCGACGCAATCACCGGCACGCCGACCGCGTCGGCGACGGCGCGCGTCAACGCCAGATCGTAGCCCTCCTTAGTGCCGTCGCGGTCCATGCTCGTCAGCAGGATCTCCCCGGCCCCGTAGGCGGCCATCCGGCGCGCCCACTCGACCGCATCGAGCCCTACCGGCGTGCGCCCGCCGTGCGTGTACACCTCCCAACCCGAAGAGGTCTTGCTCCCCCGTTTCGCATCGATCGCCACGACCACGCACTGACTGCCGAACTTCTCCGCCGCCGCACGCACGAAGTCGGGGTTGTGTACCGCCGCCGTGTTGATCGATACCTTGTCCGCCCCCGCGTTCAGCAACGCCCGCACGTCCGACAACTCGCGCACGCCGCCGCCGACCGTCAACGGCATGAACACCGTCTCCGCAGTTCGCGCCACGACATCGAGAATGATGCCGCGCCGCTCGTGCGAGGCCGTGATGTCGAGGA
This region includes:
- a CDS encoding YicC family protein → MRSMTGFGQATWQGEGAKINVEIRSVNQRFLEVRMNLPREYAAAEQQLRQSVQEAVARGKVEVTITRSGLQDGEYVVDVNESLARAYVDAWRRLQRKLNLPGTVAIEALLGRPEVVRVVERRGELTAEIEHVEKVLGRALDSFGRAREKEGRALARDMQRRVAHLARLVKRMHARVGAAAADAAARLRQRIESVAAGVNVSPERLAQEIAVIASRADVTEELVRLDSHVTAMRDTFGTAEPVGKRLDFLLQEVHREVNTVASKSNDLEITNLSIEARGEIEKLREQVQNVE
- the hisF gene encoding imidazole glycerol phosphate synthase subunit HisF encodes the protein MLAKRIIPCLDVKDGRVVKGVNFVGLRDAGDPVEVAQRYDEEGADELTFLDITASHERRGIILDVVARTAETVFMPLTVGGGVRELSDVRALLNAGADKVSINTAAVHNPDFVRAAAEKFGSQCVVVAIDAKRGSKTSSGWEVYTHGGRTPVGLDAVEWARRMAAYGAGEILLTSMDRDGTKEGYDLALTRAVADAVGVPVIASGGVGTLDHIYEGLTLGGATAALAASIFHYREYTVIECKRYLAARGVTVRL